A part of Rattus rattus isolate New Zealand chromosome 4, Rrattus_CSIRO_v1, whole genome shotgun sequence genomic DNA contains:
- the LOC116898659 gene encoding protein DGCR6 isoform X1 yields the protein MDRYAGAGDEAADRARQQERHYQLLSALQSLVKELPSSFQQRLSYTTLSDLALALLDGTVFEIVQGLLEIQHLTEKSLYNQRLRLQNEHRVLRQTLRQKHLEAQQSCRPHNLPVLQAAQQRELEPWQALEHRIREEQQAMDRKIVLELDRKVADQQSTLEKAGVAGFYVTTNPQELTLQMNLLELIRKLQQRGCQMGKPAL from the exons ATGGACCGCTATGCGGGCGCCGGGGACGAGGCGGCGGACCGGGCCCGGCAGCAGGAGCGGCACTACCAGCTGCTGTCAGCGCTACAGAGCCTGGTCAAGGAACTGCCCAG CTCTTTTCAGCAGCGCCTGTCCTACACCACGCTCAGCGACTTGGCCCTGGCGCTGCTCGACGGAACGGTGTTTGAGATCGTACAGGGGCTTCTGGAGATCCAGCACCTCACCGAGAAGAGCCTCTACAACCAACGACTGCGGCTGCAGAACGAACACAGAG tgctCAGACAGACTCTGAGGCAGAAGCATCTGGAAGCCCAGCAGTCCTGCCGGCCCCACAACTTGCCAGTGCTCCAGGCAGCCCAGCAGCGTGAGctggag CCCTGGCAGGCCTTGGAACACCGGATCCGGGAGGAGCAGCAGGCAATGGACCGAAAGATTGTCCTGGAGCTGGACCGGAAGGTTGCTGACCAGCAGAGCACGCTGGAGAAGGCAGGGGTAGCTGGTTTCTATGTGACCACTAATCCTCAG GAGCTGACGCTGCAGATGAACTTACTGGAACTCATCAGGAAGCTGCAACAGAGGGGCTGCCAAATGGGAAAGCCGGCTCTGTGA
- the LOC116898659 gene encoding protein DGCR6 isoform X2 — MDRYAGAGDEAADRARQQERHYQLLSALQSLVKELPSSFQQRLSYTTLSDLALALLDGTVFEIVQGLLEIQHLTEKSLYNQRLRLQNEHRVLRQTLRQKHLEAQQSCRPHNLPVLQAAQQRELEALEHRIREEQQAMDRKIVLELDRKVADQQSTLEKAGVAGFYVTTNPQELTLQMNLLELIRKLQQRGCQMGKPAL, encoded by the exons ATGGACCGCTATGCGGGCGCCGGGGACGAGGCGGCGGACCGGGCCCGGCAGCAGGAGCGGCACTACCAGCTGCTGTCAGCGCTACAGAGCCTGGTCAAGGAACTGCCCAG CTCTTTTCAGCAGCGCCTGTCCTACACCACGCTCAGCGACTTGGCCCTGGCGCTGCTCGACGGAACGGTGTTTGAGATCGTACAGGGGCTTCTGGAGATCCAGCACCTCACCGAGAAGAGCCTCTACAACCAACGACTGCGGCTGCAGAACGAACACAGAG tgctCAGACAGACTCTGAGGCAGAAGCATCTGGAAGCCCAGCAGTCCTGCCGGCCCCACAACTTGCCAGTGCTCCAGGCAGCCCAGCAGCGTGAGctggag GCCTTGGAACACCGGATCCGGGAGGAGCAGCAGGCAATGGACCGAAAGATTGTCCTGGAGCTGGACCGGAAGGTTGCTGACCAGCAGAGCACGCTGGAGAAGGCAGGGGTAGCTGGTTTCTATGTGACCACTAATCCTCAG GAGCTGACGCTGCAGATGAACTTACTGGAACTCATCAGGAAGCTGCAACAGAGGGGCTGCCAAATGGGAAAGCCGGCTCTGTGA